TGCTGCCGGTTTCAGCTCCGGTTTGCTTCATTGCCCAAGGGAGAGCAATGCCCAGAATCGATGCACCTCCCACATAGGTCAAATGAGCAACCTGCATTCCGCGCTTGGACAACTCAACCAGTGCGTCAATCTTCTTTAGAGCCTGTAATCGTGCTAAAATAGGAAGCTTGCTATAAAATGGCGCTGATGAGAATTGACTGACGGCTCCTAGATACCTCAATGCGACGAAATAGGCCGCGACGGCCGCCGGTTCTCCAAACTGTGCGTAGATAAGCCCGGTTGCCTGGACGAAGCCGCTTGTCAGGAGCACGCCCAAGCCGCTCCGCCAGATAGCCGGCCATACCTCCCACCAGATCGCAGGCTCCAATCTCGCACGTTCGTAGGTCTGCGCACGCCCTGATTCTACTCGAAGCGCGAGAAATCGGTTGCGTACCATAGTCACGCCGATCCACAGTTGATTCACGAGCACCAGGATCAGGAAGGATCCGTGGAGCCAAACAACTAACAATGCGGATAGGGAGGCGCCTAGGGAGCTGATAGCCTCCCAGCGGCGCACGAGGGCCACGTGATTGAGCCCCTGAAGATAGGCCCCGTATCCAAGGGCAAGGAACGTTAAGGGACTAGCTATTGCCACCGCTGCCAAGGCCATCCAGGCAGGACCGGATTGCTCGAGTCCAGACAGCGGACGGCGCATCACTATCCAGCCACCCAGTAAGGCCAGCAGCACCGCGAGAGCGCCAAGCCATCGGTAAACGATCAACATCGTCCGCCACAGGGCTTCGACGCGGGCGAAATCTGTTGATCCTGCTCCTTCCGTCCCTGCGGGTGTCACCGCTCGGGCAAATAGCCGCGCAAAGGTTGGCGACATGCCCAGGTCAAGGAAAAACAACAGCGTCGAGACCGTCACCAGGATCTGCCATATCTGCACCTCTACCGCACTGTATCGGCCCAGGGCGAGAGGCAGTACCAACACTAAGTTTAGAGACCTCGCCGCAAAGCTTGCCCAAGTCGTAAGGGTGGGTGACTGCCAGGCACGCGTGCAGAGTTGCTTCACCATGGGCGGGGTATTTACGAGATGACCAACAAGTTGACTGCCGCCAGACAGTTCGGGGAATGGGCGGTCAATCGGTTGCCTACGCCTTCCCTGTTCAGCGAGGTGTCCAGCTGCGCCATTAGCTGTGAGCCAACACGCCCATGTCCCTTCGGACAGCCATCAAGTGATACTGCTCGCCACGTGCATGTGCCTCCAGTTGCTGAAATCCAAAGCCATCAAACATCCGGCGCGCATCTTCCGAGATCGATCAGAAGCTTGGGATGGACCTTTACAAAGCTCCGCCCGGAGTTCGACCACTTCGCTGAGTATTGCTTGCGGATGTTGCATGCCTCGACGATGCCTCCACCCCGTGAAGCTCAAGGCCTCCCATCAACCTGCCATACGTGAAGTCGCTGCCTGGATGATTGCTGCTTTCCTAACACTCTTTGTTTGCTCAATAAGAAGGTCAGCTGCCGAGCTGGGGTTACTTCCTGTATGCCGGTACCTGATAGTCACTCGTATCCAGGGGCAGGATCGGACTCTGCTGCTGAAGGTTTCGCAGCTGCTCGATGACCTTGGTATTCCTTGTGGCGAAGAACAGTCTCTTGTTTGGAAAGAGCGACTGATAGAGAAGATCTGGTTTGCTGCTCCCCGGGCAGATGATCTCAAAGAAGAGCGCCGTCAGTCCGATTTGTGCAAATGCATTTGTTAGCGAACGTTCTGACCAATATGCGACATGTCCCCCTAAACTCATGTATCCGACCTTCTGTCCATCCTCGATTGGGCCACTTCCAGGATATAGGTTTGTACAGCCGGCTATTACGCCGTCGTCTTGCAGGCATCGGTTCAACAACCGGAACCATTGCCGAGGACGATGCAGGTGCTCTATGACTTCGCATGCCGTGATGATATCAAACTTTCTCCCAACTGCCTTAAGGTCGGTGGTGTGGATGAATCTCGATCCAAATTCCTCTCTTCGAAACTGTACAACAGCCCGAGAGACATCCACTCCAAGGACGTCGAGGCCTTCTTCGAGGAGCACTCTGAAGACTAGGGTCGTTCCTACCCCGAAGAGCATGATTCTTTTTTCAGGAAAGTGGTGGTATAGAAGCCGCACAATATAGTCATCGCGCTCCCCGCCCCGCTCAGGGCCTCCCCAAGACCCTCTGAGTCCCATTCCCCGCTTTGCAAGCCATTCCGGGTAGTCATGGCTCCAGATGAAGCCACATTGTCCACACTCTAGAAAGAGGCGGCCATATCCTGTTCGCGTGTTCGCGATTGCGCCGCACATGGGGCACGCGGGACGTTGCAGGGCTAGCCGCAGTCTCCACAAAGCTCGTCCACTTGCCGCAACCGCTGTTCGCAGCGTAGTCTGCATCGCGATTTGATTCATTTGAAGGCCGTTCACTCTCCAAGTGCCGTAGACTGTGCCTTCAACATCAGCCGGCTCAAGGCCAGAACCTCCGCGTGCATCCAGCCCGTGGCGTCATCGATGTCCGCGGACTCCAGGGGAGGCGTTTCGAACAGCACGGGTTTTCGCCCGATCCGGGCCTGGGTGGCGGCGAAGGAGGTGCGGCCGAACAGGTAGAGGTTCGAGTTTTCCTCGAACCACGGTTCGAGGTCCTGGGTGCGGATCAGGTTGTCGGGGTCATGGTTCACCGCGGAACCGTCGGCGCGATAGAACCGGGTTTGGAACTTGTTCACCGTGAACAGGCTGTCATGGGTGCCATGCCCCACCGCCTTCCAGTAGGCCTCGATGGCGCCGCGGATCGTTCCCGCGCCCAGCAGGGGATTGGTGGTATGGGTCATCAGGTAGGCATCCGCCTCGACATTCTCCACATCGTCCGCCAGCACCTTGTTCATGGACACGAAATCCCCGCAGATCTCCGGTTTGCGGTCGCGGATCAGGATGCGGTCGGTGTCGGTGAGACCGTGTTCGGCGAGGATCTGGCGGGCATCGGTATTGATGATCACCCGGTCGATCTCGGGCAGCGACAACAGCGTATCGAGGATCCAGCGAAACAAGGGGCGCCCGGCGAAGTTCCGGAAGTTCTTGGACTTCACCCGGGCGCTGTGGGCCTTCATGGGCAGGAGTGCGACGAGGGAGGGCATGGGGAGGGGTCGGAGGTCGGAGGTCGGAGGTCGGAGGTCGGAGGTCGGAGGTCGGAGGTCGGAGGTCGGAGGTCGGAGGTCGGAGGTCAGAGGTCGGAGGTCAGAGGTCGGAGGTCGGAGGTCGGAGGTCGGAGGTCGGAGGTCGGAGGTCGGAGGTCGGAGGTCGGAGGTCGGAGGTCGGAGGTCGGAGGTCGGAGGTCGGAGGTCGGAGGTCGGAGGTCGGAGGTCGGAGGTCGGAGGTCGGAGGCTAGATTGCCAGGATATTTTGCCTTCCGCCCTCCGTCTTCGTCCTCCGTCTTCCGTCCTCCGTCTTCTGTCTTCCGTCTTCTGTCTTCCGTCTTCCGTCCTCTGTCTTCCGTCTTCCGCCCTCCGTCTTCAGTTCATTTTGGGCAAAACTTCGAGGGATTAGCCATCATGGTGCCCAGCATGCGCCCGATCTCACGGCACTCCTCGGTAAGGAGTGCATGCTGGTCCGGCGACAGGTAGTCGCAAGCCTGGGCAGTGTCGAGCCAGTGCTGAACCTCCGCCTGTTCACCATCGCAATCGCAGAGCTTGCTGAGGAAATGAGCCTCGTAACGGCGTCGCGCCCATGCCTCGGCGAGGTTCGCTCCGATGGATCGTGAGGCGCGACGCATTTGATCGCTCAGGGCGTATCGTTCCTCCCGGGGAAAGCCCTGAGTGACGCGGAATATCTCCTGCTGCAAGCGAAACGCCCGCTGATAGATCCTCAGATCCCGAAACGACCGAATGACCTCCCCCATCCCACGCCTCCCCTCATCGCAAGCACCCCCCTCCGTCCTCCGCCCCCCGCCTTCCGTCCTCCGCCCTCCGCCCTCCGCCCTCCGCCCTCCGCCCTCCGCCCTCCGTACTCCGTACTCCGTCCTCCGTCCTCCGCCCCCCGCCTTCCGTCCTCCGCCCTCCGTACTCCGTACTCCGTCCTCCGTCCTCCGCCCCCCGCCTTCCGTCCTCCGCCCTCCGTCCTCCGTCCTCCGCCATCAGTCCTCCGTCCTCCCCCCCGCGGACTCCAGTTCACGGTGCGCCAGGAATCCCTTCAGTTTCGCCACGCCAGCCTGGCAGGTGTGGAGCAGCATGGTGATATCGAGGCTGTAGGCCAGGAACC
This genomic stretch from Verrucomicrobiia bacterium harbors:
- a CDS encoding acylneuraminate cytidylyltransferase family protein translates to MKAHSARVKSKNFRNFAGRPLFRWILDTLLSLPEIDRVIINTDARQILAEHGLTDTDRILIRDRKPEICGDFVSMNKVLADDVENVEADAYLMTHTTNPLLGAGTIRGAIEAYWKAVGHGTHDSLFTVNKFQTRFYRADGSAVNHDPDNLIRTQDLEPWFEENSNLYLFGRTSFAATQARIGRKPVLFETPPLESADIDDATGWMHAEVLALSRLMLKAQSTALGE
- a CDS encoding four helix bundle protein, which codes for MGEVIRSFRDLRIYQRAFRLQQEIFRVTQGFPREERYALSDQMRRASRSIGANLAEAWARRRYEAHFLSKLCDCDGEQAEVQHWLDTAQACDYLSPDQHALLTEECREIGRMLGTMMANPSKFCPK
- a CDS encoding class I SAM-dependent methyltransferase; amino-acid sequence: MCGAIANTRTGYGRLFLECGQCGFIWSHDYPEWLAKRGMGLRGSWGGPERGGERDDYIVRLLYHHFPEKRIMLFGVGTTLVFRVLLEEGLDVLGVDVSRAVVQFRREEFGSRFIHTTDLKAVGRKFDIITACEVIEHLHRPRQWFRLLNRCLQDDGVIAGCTNLYPGSGPIEDGQKVGYMSLGGHVAYWSERSLTNAFAQIGLTALFFEIICPGSSKPDLLYQSLFPNKRLFFATRNTKVIEQLRNLQQQSPILPLDTSDYQVPAYRK